The region AGGATTCAGCAGGGTTTGTACAAACATGTATCCATTAAAAATCGGTTTGGTTAAAAGTTTTTTCCGATCTTTTCGCTGACTCCATTCCTGATATGTAGGGTTGAAAATATGGAATTGTTTATTCTTAAGCGCACGCTCAACCTGCTGGTTGAATTTTGTACGAATGCGCATCACATACCAGCTTTCGTGTGGGTTGTAATTCATCGGATTACTTTGAGCTTTCTTCGTGCAAAGAATCTTCAAGATGATGAATCACCTCTCTGCTTTTACGATAAATATCTCGAGCTGTTTCATATCCTGATTCGGGCAACACAACCCGTAACAATTCAGCACCTATGATACGATATTGTCCGCCAACTTTTGCGGCTCGAATCACGCCTGTTTTCAATAGTCGCATCATGGTAGTGCGAGAAATTTTCAGCAATTTTTCAGCTTCTTCACGGGTGTAGACCGCATTTTCTAAAATTTCTGGCATAATCCTCATCCCAATATTAATTGTTTAATATGATTCAAGGATGTATCAAGATGTATCAAGATGTCAAGAAATTTTCTGTAACAGGATTCTTTCTTTCCTTGTAGAGATAAATGTAACCCATGCTTACTACTACGACTGAAAACCTCAAATATTGGCATATTGGTTTCTGCGAATCACCTGATACCCCTTGATCAACTCCTGAATCCCCATATCAAGAGATACCGACGTGTGATATCCTGTGGATTCAATGCGTTCATTGCTCACAATGTAATTCCGTTTATCCGGGTCTTCTCCAATCTCTGAGATCACATAATTAAAATCTGGAAGATGTTTTTTGATGGCCTCGCACAATTCCAGTTTACTCAAATTAGCATCAGAGAGTCCCACATTGAAGGGGCGTCCTTTCATCTGATCGTACTGATCAATCGCATGCATAAATACTCTTGAAGCATCACGGACATGCAGATAATTTCGTTTGAAATGGGGTTCAAACAGCACTACCGCACGATCTATTACCGCTCGATAGGTAAAATCGTTTACCAGCAAATCAAGACGCATTCGTGGCGACACGCCAAAAACTGT is a window of SAR324 cluster bacterium DNA encoding:
- a CDS encoding helix-turn-helix domain-containing protein — translated: MPEILENAVYTREEAEKLLKISRTTMMRLLKTGVIRAAKVGGQYRIIGAELLRVVLPESGYETARDIYRKSREVIHHLEDSLHEESSK